One genomic window of Medicago truncatula cultivar Jemalong A17 chromosome 1, MtrunA17r5.0-ANR, whole genome shotgun sequence includes the following:
- the LOC112418743 gene encoding uncharacterized protein, with protein sequence MACRIRELLYGGNHFRTKKTAALCLSSMLYHSSQDVYDMQWYRSEFPKIIKLTQLLANVDTINGRLVDASSNSTIFDDQIENEMRTFKSLVRLFIGSPFVQDKMRRVLALNTNTQHDAFTPFSKTTEREPRVIDSLTKVSNFLDVSAQQRKVVRFKVCPQVTQHHIWTGALKETLNNFAVDLDYLASQGSNEGTTLGQQIIHSCLKFLTETASFSDADSSSWMKFAPSKIVNSSDSQKWEDVLAMFNDLIKCCKSETRLKSHVAKVEVMKEGLLHIKDITIDNSIAYKDARYLQILVQKKLSKTLGHSSGCLFTLLQYYLYGRVTDIEVDLCGGIYKNGNDSRFCLSMGRILTSDSERMVGRGVKQLDRALGLFKFVWETAGMKGHLDLRGHLWCVGADNRVLRYRGNMYFLHGVCL encoded by the coding sequence ATGGCTTGTAGAATTCGGGAGCTGCTTTACGGTGGAAATCATTTTAGAACCAAAAAGACTGCAGCTCTCTGTCTGAGCTCAATGCTTTATCACTCTTCACAAGATGTTTACGACATGCAGTGGTATCGGAGTGAGTTTCCAAAGATAATAAAGTTGACCCAATTGCTTGCAAATGTGGATACAATTAATGGAAGGCTTGTTGATGCAAGTAGTAATTCAACCATTTTTGATGATCAAATTGAGAATGAAATGCGTACGTTCAAGTCTCTTGTCCGATTGTTTATCGGGTCTCCGTTTGTTCAGGACAAAATGAGACGTGTTTTGGCCTTGAACACAAATACGCAACATGATGCATTTACCCCTTTCAGTAAAACAACCGAAAGAGAACCTAGGGTGATTGATTCACTGACTAAGGTGAGCAATTTTCTTGATGTTTCTGCTCAACAGAGGAAGGTGGTTCGTTTCAAAGTATGCCCACAGGTTACGCAGCATCATATATGGACTGGTGCACTTAAAGAAACACTGAATAATTTTGCAGTTGATTTGGATTATTTGGCTTCTCAGGGCTCAAACGAAGGTACTACATTGGGTCAGCAAATTATTCACAGCTGCTTGAAGTTTCTGACAGAAACTGCCAGTTTTTCTGACGCCGACTCATCATCATGGATGAAGTTTGCACCTTCAAAAATTGTTAATTCTTCTGATTCCCAGAAATGGGAAGATGTTCTTGCGATGTTCAATGACCTGATTAAATGCTGTAAAAGCGAAACAAGATTAAAGTCGCATGTCGCTAAGGTTGAGGTCATGAAGGAAGGACTTTTACACATCAAGGATATTACAATCGATAACAGTATTGCTTACAAGGATGCTAGATATCTACAAATCCTGGTGCAGAAGAAGCTTTCAAAAACGTTGGGCCACTCATCTGGTTGCTTATTCACATTATTACAGTATTACCTCTATGGAAGAGTTACCGATATTGAAGTAGATCTGTGTGGTGGGATTTATAAAAATGGAAATGATAGCAGGTTTTGCTTGTCTATGGGAAGAATTTTGACTTCAGATAGTGAGAGGATGGTTGGGCGTGGTGTGAAGCAGTTGGATCGAGCGCTTGGGCTTTTCAAGTTTGTGTGGGAAACAGCTGGAATGAAAGGGCATTTGGACTTACGAGGCCATTTGTGGTGTGTTGGAGCAGACAATAGGGTTCTTAGATATAGAGGGAACATGTATTTTTTGCACGGCGTATGCCTGTGA
- the LOC25482505 gene encoding exosome complex component RRP42 produces MVGLSLGEQHFIQGGIAQDLRCDGRKRLTYRPIHVETGVIPQANGSARVKIGATEVIASVKAELGKPSSMQPDKGKVFIYIDCSSTAEPAFEGRGGEELSAELSTALQRCLLGAKSGAGAGIDRTSLVVVEGKICWDLYIDGLVVSSDGNLLDALGSAIKAALSNTGIPSVKVTADASSDEQPEVDVSDEEFLQFDTSGVPVIITLTKIGRHYIVDATPEEESQMSSAVSISINRKGHICGITKRGGAGLDPSVILDMVSVAKHVSEQLMNKLDSEIASAEAEDES; encoded by the exons ATGGTGGGTTTATCTCTAGGAGAACAACATTTCATCCAAGGTGGCATTGCTCAGGATCTTCGCTGTGATGGTAGAAAGAGATTAACTTATCGACCAATCCATGTTGAAACTGGAGTTATTCCTCAG GCAAATGGTTCGGCAAGAGTAAAAATTGGTGCTACAGAGGTCATTGCCAGTGTGAAG GCTGAACTTGGAAAACCAAGCTCAATGCAACCTGACAAAGGGAAAGTCTTCATATACATTGATTGTAGTTCAACCGCAGAGCCTGCTTTTGAG GGAAGAGGGGGTGAAGAGTTGTCAGCAGAACTTTCAACTGCTCTTCAACGATGTCTCTTGGGTGCTAAAAGTGGAGCAG GTGCTGGAATCGACCGCACTTCTCTAGTTGTTGTCGAAGGAAAAATTTGTTGGGATCTTTATATTGATGGACTTGTTGTCAGTTCAGATGGAAATTTGTTAGACGCTCTAGGTTCTGCCATCAAG GCTGCTTTGAGCAATACCGGTATTCCAAGCGTCAAAGTTACTGCTGATGCATCAAGTGACGAGCAACCAGAAGTTGATGTAAGTGACGAGGAGTTTCTGCAGTTTGACACATCTGGAGTCCCTGTGATAATTACACTGACTAAG ATTGGGAGGCACTATATTGTGGATGCCACGCCTGAAGAGGAATCACAAATGAGCTCTGCAGTTTCTATCTCTATTAACAGGAAAGGGCACATCTGTGGTATAACCAAACGAGGAGGTGCAGGGTTGGATCCAAGTGTCATTCTTGATATGGTATCTGTGGCTAAGCATGTAAGCGAGCAGTTAATGAATAAGTTGGATTCAGAAATAGCTTCTGCTGAAGCTGAAGACGAGTCATGA
- the LOC25482503 gene encoding 2-keto-3-deoxy-L-rhamnonate aldolase: MANTTFTLTPSKPTLSPLTKSNSLAPSNLNFKLISFSSSTHMAMSSRKDPTLLKSFPDDTAITITTTTPTPSYRNLKSRLRSNETLYGLFLLTFSPTLAEIAALSGYDFVVIDMEHGHGSISDALPCIHALAAANTAAILRVPETTAAWAKKALDLGPQGIMFPMIESGKSASKAVSYCRFPPSGVRGSAHPIVRASSYGIDEGYLNNYLDELLVMVQVESEEGVKNVEKIAAVDGVDCVQMGPLDLSASMGYLWDPGNKKVRETLMEAERKVLKRKSEKDDVFLSGFALPFDGPKDLRSRGYHMVSGATDVGLFRSAAVEDVRRFKESLVEDGEDSDREELGKDDEKYWSE; the protein is encoded by the coding sequence ATGGCTAACACCACCTTCACTCTCACACCATCAAAACCAACCCTCTCTCCCCTCACTAAATCCAACTCCCTTGCCCCTTCCAATCTCAACTTCAAACTCATTTCCTTCTCTTCCTCCACTCACATGGCAATGTCCTCTCGAAAGGATCCGACACTTCTCAAATCCTTCCCCGACGACACCGCCATCACAATCACCACCACAACCCCCACCCCATCCTACCGCAACCTCAAATCCCGTCTCCGTTCTAATGAAACCCTCTACGGCCTCTTCCTCCTCACCTTCTCCCCCACTCTCGCCGAAATCGCCGCCCTCTCCGGCTACGACTTCGTTGTCATCGACATGGAACACGGTCACGGCAGCATCTCCGACGCTCTCCCCTGTATCCACGCACTCGCCGCCGCAAATACCGCAGCAATCCTCCGTGTCCCAGAAACCACCGCTGCATGGGCCAAGAAAGCCTTAGATTTAGGCCCACAAGGAATCATGTTTCCTATGATCGAATCCGGTAAATCCGCATCAAAAGCTGTATCTTACTGCCGTTTTCCACCCAGCGGAGTTCGTGGGTCGGCCCATCCTATTGTTCGGGCTTCAAGCTATGGTATTGATGAAGGGTACTTGAATAACTATCTTGACGAGCTTTTGGTAATGGTTCAAGTTGAATCTGAAGAAGGTGTGAAGAATGTTGAAAAAATTGCAGCCGTTGATGGGGTTGATTGTGTGCAAATGGGACCGTTGGATTTGAGTGCTAGCATGGGATATTTGTGGGATCCGGGGAATAAGAAAGTGAGGGAGACGTTGATGGAAGCTGAGAGGAAGGTGTTGAAGAGGAAGAGTGAGAAAGATGATGTTTTTTTGTCGGGTTTTGCATTGCCGTTTGATGGGCCTAAAGATCTTCGATCGCGTGGGTATCATATGGTTTCTGGTGCTACTGATGTTGGTTTGTTTAGAAGTGCGGCGGTTGAGGATGTTAGGAGGTTTAAGGAGAGTTTGGTTGAGGATGGTGAGGATAGTGATAGGGAAGAATTGGGTAAAGATGATGAAAAATACTGGAGTGAGTGA